One Thermocladium sp. ECH_B DNA segment encodes these proteins:
- a CDS encoding ABC transporter has translation MSALDRLGAVIEGEFKIISREPGGLALLVILPYFVAGGTAIIASFLASINRYRFMEQFIGFEVVMLSIIMIQTGARFLREERNGGRLEYLLASPTNALLILLGTSIVMASSMVAAFLVSLIPVAYGVYGVPGLIRSITSLLLLFIGLMPLYGLGILLSGVVLRFREXDSLMGLITSAASLLSGATYPIEALPKWLELLIRVLPMHMLDKALYGEVMGYLTPSRAIYLAVAAMIYLSLGVYSYGRLQRSLLRKGI, from the coding sequence ATGAGCGCGCTGGATAGGCTAGGGGCCGTGATTGAGGGCGAATTCAAGATAATCAGCAGGGAACCCGGCGGCTTAGCTCTTCTCGTGATTCTGCCATACTTCGTGGCGGGGGGCACCGCCATAATTGCATCATTCCTGGCAAGCATTAATAGGTATAGATTCATGGAGCAATTCATTGGGTTCGAGGTGGTCATGTTATCCATAATAATGATTCAGACGGGGGCCAGATTCCTGAGGGAGGAGAGAAACGGGGGGAGACTGGAGTACCTGCTAGCCTCTCCCACAAACGCGTTGCTCATACTGCTCGGCACATCCATAGTGATGGCATCATCAATGGTTGCCGCCTTTCTTGTCTCGCTTATTCCCGTGGCCTATGGAGTCTATGGAGTGCCCGGCCTAATTCGCTCCATTACCTCGCTCCTCCTCCTCTTCATTGGGTTAATGCCGCTCTATGGACTCGGCATACTGCTCAGCGGCGTGGTGCTGAGGTTCAGGGAGNCGGATTCCCTAATGGGGCTAATAACGTCGGCTGCCTCCCTATTATCTGGGGCGACTTACCCCATTGAAGCGCTACCCAAGTGGCTCGAGTTGCTGATCAGGGTTCTCCCCATGCATATGCTTGACAAGGCGCTCTATGGGGAAGTAATGGGTTATCTCACTCCAAGTCGAGCCATTTACTTGGCCGTGGCTGCCATGATTTACTTATCGCTGGGTGTATACTCATATGGCAGGCTACAGAGATCACTGCTTAGAAAGGGCATTTAG
- a CDS encoding 50S ribosomal protein L21 yields the protein MTKRTHGYRAKSRSILRKHPRERGRPGLIRWMYEYNPGDKVIIDIDPTNITTAPHRRYQGRVGTVAGLRGKALIIDVEFDKVRKTIITTPDHVRPFKAQSNEAAAQESTQQ from the coding sequence ATGACCAAGAGAACCCATGGATATAGAGCCAAGAGCCGGAGCATACTTAGGAAGCATCCAAGGGAGAGGGGGCGGCCGGGCTTGATTAGGTGGATGTATGAGTATAATCCTGGCGATAAGGTAATAATAGATATAGATCCAACTAATATAACTACGGCACCCCACAGGAGATACCAGGGACGAGTGGGCACAGTTGCTGGGTTAAGGGGCAAAGCACTCATAATAGATGTAGAATTCGATAAGGTGAGGAAAACCATAATCACAACCCCAGACCACGTGAGACCATTTAAGGCCCAATCAAACGAAGCAGCTGCGCAAGAGTCCACGCAGCAGTAA
- a CDS encoding dehydrogenase has translation MKIAVIGCRGFGRVHLEAIKSIGGIELYVFSRNREAAEKCAEEWGAAGYFTSYDEALASPVDAVDLVVSHDAHLDMSIKAFKAGKHVLLEKPIARSIQEGEAIINAAREAGVKFMVAENHFFDPAARKAAELTRDLGVHTIIARGTSFHSPTGWRTKAEEMGGGSLIDGGIHLMDTFLNIGGSYEAVCGSSRRVASIMEGEDTSIALFKFKSGAVGIFIYGWAFPSAPRAPLFEVYGVNGSIIEDPESRVKGRNYGDLIINGKRVELPKVNTVQMEIQGFLKAIQDDTEVPMPPQLALRDLRAVLDIYASSCP, from the coding sequence ATGAAGATCGCAGTAATTGGTTGCAGGGGTTTTGGGCGGGTTCACTTAGAGGCAATTAAATCCATTGGGGGCATCGAGCTATACGTATTCTCCAGGAACAGGGAGGCGGCGGAGAAATGCGCCGAGGAGTGGGGGGCAGCGGGCTACTTTACTTCATATGATGAGGCACTTGCATCCCCCGTGGATGCGGTGGACCTGGTGGTCAGCCATGATGCGCACCTAGACATGTCGATAAAGGCATTCAAGGCCGGTAAGCACGTGTTGCTTGAGAAGCCCATAGCGAGATCAATCCAGGAGGGGGAGGCAATAATCAATGCAGCGAGGGAGGCCGGCGTTAAGTTCATGGTTGCCGAGAACCACTTCTTTGATCCAGCCGCCAGAAAGGCAGCTGAGTTAACGAGGGATTTAGGGGTTCATACCATAATCGCCAGGGGCACTTCATTCCATTCGCCCACGGGGTGGCGAACCAAGGCTGAGGAAATGGGCGGCGGCTCATTAATAGATGGGGGAATCCACTTAATGGATACATTCCTAAACATTGGCGGGAGCTATGAAGCGGTATGCGGATCATCTAGGAGGGTTGCCTCCATAATGGAGGGCGAAGACACTAGTATAGCCTTGTTCAAATTTAAGTCAGGCGCAGTGGGCATCTTCATATATGGATGGGCATTTCCAAGCGCTCCCCGCGCTCCGCTCTTCGAGGTGTATGGGGTAAACGGTTCAATCATAGAGGACCCCGAAAGCAGGGTTAAGGGCAGGAATTATGGTGACTTAATAATTAATGGGAAAAGAGTTGAGTTACCCAAGGTAAACACGGTTCAAATGGAGATACAGGGCTTCCTCAAAGCAATTCAAGACGATACAGAAGTACCAATGCCTCCTCAATTAGCTCTCCGCGATCTTAGGGCTGTACTAGACATATACGCATCAAGCTGCCCCTAA
- a CDS encoding ABC transporter ATP-binding protein → MDAVRVNGIRKSFVTLERMGLIRRRRAIITALSDLSFRIRWGEAYGLLGPNGAGKSTAVKILSXLLLPDAGSAEVNGFDVVRQAKEVRKSIGLVLYPDKGFYARLSGFENLVYFGRLYGLSKKDAEHRALELLKRLDLIDAANRSFEEYSLGIRVRLSIARALIHDPPIIYLDEPTIGLDPLSSRSVRNLLIELKRSGKAILLTSHNLWEXEEICDLIGIINKGRIIMEGKPSDIKSKLGLKYVVEVDIDTPSGSKXIRIETKEPVAELRRLLSTGDKVLGVTVKEPTLEEAFMAAVKDERAG, encoded by the coding sequence ATGGATGCCGTTCGGGTTAATGGCATTAGAAAAAGCTTTGTGACTCTTGAGAGAATGGGGCTAATTAGGCGTAGGCGAGCCATCATAACCGCGCTCAGCGATTTATCGTTCAGAATAAGGTGGGGCGAGGCATATGGATTGCTTGGCCCAAATGGCGCGGGGAAATCCACGGCCGTGAAAATACTATCANCCCTATTGCTGCCTGACGCTGGTTCAGCGGAGGTAAATGGGTTCGATGTGGTTAGGCAAGCCAAGGAAGTCAGGAAAAGCATAGGGCTAGTTCTGTACCCGGATAAGGGGTTCTACGCGAGGCTCAGCGGCTTCGAGAACCTAGTATACTTCGGCAGGCTCTATGGATTAAGCAAAAAAGATGCGGAGCATAGAGCACTGGAATTGCTTAAGCGATTGGACTTAATCGATGCGGCCAATAGGTCCTTTGAGGAGTATAGTTTAGGGATACGGGTTAGGTTATCCATAGCTAGGGCCTTGATCCACGATCCCCCCATAATATACTTGGATGAACCAACCATAGGGCTGGATCCACTCTCATCCAGATCAGTCAGGAACCTATTAATCGAATTGAAGAGGAGCGGGAAAGCAATCCTACTAACCAGTCATAACCTATGGGAGGNGGAGGAGATATGCGACTTGATCGGCATAATAAATAAGGGGAGGATAATAATGGAGGGAAAGCCCAGTGACATCAAGTCCAAGCTCGGCTTAAAGTACGTGGTTGAGGTGGATATAGATACGCCCAGCGGCTCCAAANTAATTAGGATAGAGACGAAGGAACCCGTGGCGGAGTTACGTAGATTGCTGAGCACGGGGGATAAGGTGCTTGGGGTCACGGTGAAGGAGCCAACGCTGGAGGAGGCATTCATGGCGGCGGTGAAGGATGAGCGCGCTGGATAG